The Asticcacaulis excentricus CB 48 genome includes a window with the following:
- a CDS encoding glutathione S-transferase family protein, whose amino-acid sequence MITVHHLNNSRSQRVLWLLEELGLDYEIVRYQRDPDMFAPPELKAIHPLGKSPVITDNGLTIAETGAIVDYILETYGQGRLVPADPKARLLMRYWLHYAEGSAMPLLLLKLITSQLPARVPGLIRPIAGLIAKGLEAKMVTPGLKTHLAFWEASLKDTGWFAGNALSAADIMMSFPVEAAVSRAGAGQNALLRGFVERIHARDAYQRALSRGGPYDYA is encoded by the coding sequence ATGATCACCGTCCATCACCTGAATAATTCGCGTTCGCAGCGCGTGCTGTGGCTTCTGGAAGAACTGGGTCTCGACTATGAGATCGTGCGTTATCAGCGCGATCCGGACATGTTCGCGCCGCCCGAACTGAAGGCCATCCATCCGCTCGGCAAGTCGCCGGTAATCACGGATAACGGCCTGACCATCGCCGAAACGGGTGCGATTGTGGACTATATTCTGGAAACCTATGGCCAAGGGCGTCTGGTACCCGCAGACCCGAAGGCGCGGCTTCTGATGCGCTACTGGCTGCACTATGCCGAAGGGTCGGCCATGCCGCTATTGCTGCTGAAACTAATCACCAGCCAGCTTCCGGCCAGGGTGCCGGGGCTGATCCGCCCGATAGCCGGGCTGATCGCCAAGGGATTAGAAGCCAAGATGGTCACGCCGGGTCTGAAGACACATCTGGCCTTCTGGGAGGCGTCCCTGAAAGACACCGGCTGGTTTGCGGGCAATGCGTTGAGCGCCGCCGACATCATGATGAGCTTCCCGGTCGAGGCGGCGGTGAGCCGCGCCGGGGCGGGACAGAACGCGCTGTTGCGGGGCTTCGTCGAACGTATCCACGCCCGCGACGCCTATCAACGCGCCCTGTCCCGTGGCGGGCCTTACGACTACGCCTGA
- a CDS encoding amino acid permease: protein MSNIFARLGLKKSIAKIQAEAAKSPLKRTLGPINLMSLGVGAIIGAGIFVLTGQVASANAGPAIMISFVVAGIACALAGLCYAELSSTMPVSGSAYTYAYGTMGEVFAWIMGWLLVLEYGIAASTVAVGWSGYVVSLLADFGVHLPALAGGDPSHPAAMWATPLVQAVTNDSGHTTMMMTGTFNLIAAIGIALVTGLLILGVSESANVNNAIVVLKIIVLLAFIAVGVTYINPANWHPFIPEPTGNPGEFGISGIFRGAAIIFFAYVGFEAVSTAAAEAKNPSRDVPVGILGALIICTLIYMAVAAVMTGVVPYKELASPAPIAVAIDRMALTWADFSAPWTESGTMNAISLLIKIGAVAGLSSVMLVLCFGQTRIFYTMARDGLIPAVFAKIHPKFRTPWLGTIVLGIMIAIAAAFLPISLLGDLVSLGTAVAFSIVCFSVIFLRITHPEMERPFKVPGGIFTAVLGILACLFLAWQNFAPMVDHAMKGNTLPLTILVVYAIVGALIYALYGFWQSKLAKGIDITEDTDLASPAEAFGKGVDDVK from the coding sequence ATGTCCAATATATTTGCTCGGCTGGGCCTGAAAAAGTCCATCGCCAAGATTCAGGCGGAAGCGGCCAAGAGCCCGCTCAAGCGCACGCTCGGCCCGATCAACCTGATGTCTCTGGGCGTCGGGGCCATTATCGGCGCCGGTATCTTCGTCCTGACCGGACAGGTCGCTTCGGCCAATGCCGGTCCGGCGATCATGATTTCCTTCGTTGTGGCCGGTATAGCCTGCGCGCTTGCCGGCCTTTGTTATGCCGAACTGTCCTCGACCATGCCGGTATCGGGCTCGGCCTATACCTATGCCTATGGCACGATGGGCGAAGTCTTCGCGTGGATCATGGGCTGGCTGCTGGTGCTGGAATACGGCATCGCCGCATCGACCGTCGCCGTCGGATGGTCCGGCTATGTGGTCAGTCTTCTGGCAGATTTTGGGGTCCACCTACCAGCTCTGGCGGGAGGCGACCCCTCGCACCCGGCGGCCATGTGGGCGACGCCGCTGGTTCAGGCCGTGACCAATGACTCCGGGCACACTACTATGATGATGACCGGCACCTTCAACCTGATCGCCGCCATCGGTATTGCTCTGGTGACGGGCCTGCTGATTCTGGGCGTGTCGGAATCGGCCAATGTCAACAACGCCATCGTCGTCCTGAAGATCATCGTGCTTCTGGCCTTCATCGCGGTGGGCGTCACCTATATCAATCCGGCCAACTGGCACCCCTTCATCCCTGAGCCGACCGGCAATCCGGGCGAGTTTGGCATCAGCGGCATCTTCCGTGGCGCGGCCATCATCTTCTTCGCCTATGTCGGCTTCGAAGCCGTGTCCACCGCCGCCGCCGAAGCCAAAAACCCGTCGCGCGATGTGCCCGTCGGCATTCTGGGGGCGCTGATCATCTGTACCCTCATCTACATGGCCGTGGCCGCTGTCATGACCGGCGTTGTTCCTTACAAGGAACTGGCCAGCCCCGCCCCAATCGCGGTGGCTATCGACCGTATGGCCCTGACCTGGGCCGACTTTTCGGCCCCTTGGACAGAATCCGGCACCATGAACGCCATCAGCCTGCTGATCAAAATCGGCGCTGTGGCCGGCCTGTCATCGGTGATGCTGGTCCTGTGCTTCGGTCAGACCCGCATCTTCTACACCATGGCGCGCGACGGCCTGATCCCCGCCGTCTTCGCCAAGATCCACCCGAAGTTCCGCACGCCGTGGCTGGGCACCATCGTTCTGGGCATCATGATCGCCATTGCGGCGGCCTTCCTGCCGATCAGCCTGCTGGGTGATCTGGTGTCGCTGGGTACGGCGGTCGCCTTCTCGATCGTCTGCTTCTCGGTGATCTTCCTGCGCATTACCCACCCGGAAATGGAGCGTCCGTTCAAAGTGCCCGGTGGTATCTTCACGGCGGTCCTCGGCATTCTCGCCTGTCTATTCCTCGCCTGGCAGAACTTTGCGCCGATGGTCGATCACGCCATGAAGGGCAACACCCTGCCGCTGACCATTCTGGTGGTCTACGCCATCGTCGGCGCGCTGATCTATGCCCTCTACGGTTTCTGGCAGTCGAAGCTGGCCAAGGGCATCGACATTACCGAAGACACCGATCTGGCATCTCCGGCCGAAGCCTTCGGCAAGGGCGTCGATGACGTGAAATAG
- a CDS encoding NAD(P)/FAD-dependent oxidoreductase yields the protein MRSFDAVIIGAGAAGLMCGIEAAKRGRKVVVIDHARAPAEKIRISGGGRCNFTHLEAAPKHYLSQNPHFCKSALKRFGPWDFLDRVIAHHIPYHHKTEGQLFCDNSAKDIIDMLLGDLRAHGGELWLQSPVQGLDQTPQGFRLSLPDGVIETTKLVLATGGLSIPKMGATGFAYEVAQRFGHGLITPRAGLVPFTLGGQKLDYISGLSGVSLQARARIGKTMFEDGFLFTHRGLSGPAMLQISSFWTPGQTVEIDLLPGTDALAVLKERRQSTPRQHIGNVLPDLVPTRLSERILEVTIIAPETRIADLSDKRLSALTALMQPWALIPDGTEGYRTAEVTVGGVDTTQVSSQTMESQLCPGLFIIGEALDVTGWLGGYNFQWAWSSGWAAGQAL from the coding sequence ATGCGTAGCTTTGATGCGGTCATAATCGGGGCCGGTGCCGCCGGATTGATGTGCGGCATCGAAGCGGCGAAGCGCGGCCGCAAGGTGGTCGTCATCGACCATGCGCGCGCCCCGGCAGAGAAGATTCGCATTTCCGGCGGCGGGCGCTGCAACTTTACGCACCTTGAAGCCGCGCCCAAACACTACCTGTCGCAAAACCCGCACTTCTGCAAATCGGCGCTCAAACGGTTCGGGCCCTGGGATTTTCTTGATCGTGTGATCGCGCACCACATCCCCTATCATCACAAGACCGAAGGTCAGTTGTTTTGCGACAACTCGGCCAAGGACATCATCGACATGCTGCTGGGTGATCTGCGCGCCCACGGCGGCGAACTGTGGCTGCAAAGCCCGGTGCAGGGGCTCGACCAGACACCACAGGGGTTTCGTCTGTCCCTGCCCGATGGTGTGATCGAGACGACGAAGCTGGTGCTGGCCACGGGCGGGCTGTCCATCCCCAAGATGGGCGCGACGGGCTTTGCCTATGAGGTGGCGCAGCGCTTTGGGCACGGGCTTATTACCCCACGTGCGGGCCTTGTGCCCTTTACACTCGGCGGGCAGAAACTTGATTATATTTCAGGGCTTTCCGGCGTCTCTCTTCAGGCGCGTGCCCGCATCGGCAAAACGATGTTTGAGGATGGCTTCCTGTTTACCCACCGCGGCCTGTCGGGGCCGGCCATGTTGCAGATTTCTTCCTTCTGGACACCGGGTCAGACGGTGGAAATCGACCTCCTGCCCGGCACCGACGCCCTGGCGGTTTTGAAAGAGCGCCGCCAATCCACACCGCGCCAGCATATCGGCAATGTCCTGCCCGACCTTGTGCCCACACGCCTCAGCGAGCGCATTCTGGAGGTGACGATCATCGCCCCTGAGACGCGCATTGCCGACCTTTCAGACAAGCGCTTAAGCGCGCTGACGGCCCTGATGCAGCCGTGGGCACTGATCCCCGACGGCACCGAAGGCTACCGCACCGCCGAGGTCACGGTCGGCGGGGTCGATACCACCCAAGTGTCATCGCAAACCATGGAAAGCCAGCTCTGTCCGGGCCTGTTCATCATTGGCGAAGCGCTGGATGTCACCGGCTGGTTAGGCGGCTATAATTTTCAGTGGGCGTGGTCTTCGGGCTGGGCCGCGGGACAGGCGCTGTGA
- a CDS encoding MBL fold metallo-hydrolase — protein MTAEPPIRLFVAPVTPLQQNCTVVWCTKTHKAAVIDPGGDIKPVLAEIQRRGLTIEKIWVTHGHADHAGGTQALHEATGAPIEGPHADDRFWIERIPEDAKRWGIYDARSFEPTRWLTHGDTVTLGETEWQVIHCPGHTPGHVIFYHPESQFAQVGDILFRGSIGRTDFPRGNHTDLINAITTRLWPLGDVQFVCGHGPMSSFAAERAHNPFVGDRVIAQSEPNRSGPG, from the coding sequence ATGACCGCCGAACCCCCTATCCGCCTGTTTGTCGCCCCCGTCACACCGCTTCAGCAGAACTGTACCGTGGTGTGGTGTACGAAGACCCATAAGGCGGCCGTGATCGACCCCGGCGGCGATATCAAGCCGGTGCTGGCCGAAATCCAGCGGCGCGGCCTGACGATTGAGAAAATCTGGGTGACGCACGGCCATGCCGACCACGCGGGTGGGACGCAGGCCCTGCATGAAGCGACAGGGGCGCCCATCGAAGGCCCGCACGCAGACGACCGCTTCTGGATCGAGCGCATCCCGGAAGACGCCAAACGCTGGGGCATTTATGACGCCCGAAGTTTCGAGCCGACGCGCTGGCTCACGCACGGTGACACAGTGACTTTGGGCGAAACCGAATGGCAGGTGATCCACTGCCCCGGCCATACACCGGGCCACGTCATCTTCTACCACCCCGAAAGCCAGTTCGCTCAGGTGGGAGACATCCTGTTCCGCGGCTCGATCGGACGCACCGACTTTCCGCGCGGAAACCATACCGACCTGATCAATGCCATCACCACGCGTCTGTGGCCGCTGGGGGATGTGCAGTTCGTCTGTGGCCATGGCCCGATGTCGAGTTTCGCAGCCGAACGCGCGCACAATCCCTTCGTCGGCGACCGCGTGATCGCGCAGTCAGAGCCTAACCGGTCGGGGCCGGGGTAA
- a CDS encoding TrmH family RNA methyltransferase has product MSIKQITSLTNQTIKDIRALHMRKEREATRQFLAEGLKIIIDALDQGIAPQILIYGKDADHHPLLQRAIDETLKARGQVLEVTRDILEKISRKENPQMVLAVFAQRIRRLSEIDPDSHEVWVALEQVRDPGNLGTIIRTADAAAIGGVILIGDCVDPFSVETVRATMGSIFALPIVKCTREEFIADRGRWTGSVVGTLLTAKHDHRSAPYKRPTLLLMGTEQSGLTPEIADTCDLHVKIPMRGRADSLNLSVATGIMIYAACGL; this is encoded by the coding sequence ATGTCTATAAAGCAGATTACCTCCCTAACTAACCAGACGATCAAGGACATCCGAGCCCTGCACATGCGCAAGGAGCGCGAGGCCACCAGGCAGTTTCTGGCCGAGGGTCTGAAGATCATTATCGACGCGCTGGATCAGGGGATTGCGCCGCAAATCCTGATTTATGGCAAGGACGCCGACCATCACCCGCTGCTTCAGCGCGCCATTGACGAGACGCTGAAAGCCCGCGGTCAGGTGCTGGAGGTCACACGTGACATCCTCGAAAAAATCTCGCGCAAGGAAAACCCGCAGATGGTGCTGGCGGTCTTTGCTCAGCGCATCCGGCGTTTGTCAGAGATCGACCCGGACAGCCATGAGGTTTGGGTGGCGCTGGAGCAGGTGCGTGATCCCGGCAATCTGGGGACCATCATCCGCACCGCCGACGCGGCGGCCATTGGCGGCGTCATCCTGATCGGTGACTGCGTCGATCCGTTCAGCGTCGAAACCGTGCGCGCCACCATGGGTTCGATCTTCGCTCTGCCCATCGTCAAGTGCACGCGCGAAGAATTTATCGCCGATCGCGGCCGCTGGACGGGTTCGGTCGTCGGCACGCTACTGACCGCCAAACACGATCACCGCAGCGCGCCGTACAAGCGCCCGACCCTGTTACTGATGGGCACCGAACAGTCGGGCCTGACACCGGAGATTGCCGATACCTGCGATCTGCACGTCAAGATCCCGATGCGGGGGCGCGCCGACAGCCTCAACCTGTCGGTGGCCACTGGCATTATGATTTACGCCGCCTGCGGCCTGTAA
- the hrpB gene encoding ATP-dependent helicase HrpB gives MLPIEEIFVPLRAFLAERTTAILIAPPGAGKTTGVPLALLDEAWLAGQKIVMLEPRRLAARAAAMRMAEVLGEPVGQTVGYRVRGDSRVSKQTRIEVVTEGVFSRLIVDDPALDGIGCVIFDEFHERSLEADLGLAFARDSQSVLRDDLRLLVMSATLDGERVRGVLPDAEVFHSLGRAFPVTTHYTGRDQTLRLEEDVAKVVARVAAKLTPERAETMLVFLPGQGEIHRVATLLAEKSLSPAIEVHKLYGAMEAKDQTRVLAKNAPATPRIVLATAIAETSLTLDKVSMVVDSGVARLGRFDAARGVVRMVTERVSKAAADQRRGRAGRTQAGDCYRLWDEENDRSLIPFARPEILDTDLSRLVLDLRVWGAKSTEGLALLDHPPKAALQEAEKVLRGLDILDAKGEVTPHGRLVGRLPMSPRLGHMLLLAARDGLSDQGAALAVLLSENGLAGKATDLDLRLEGLSKERSPKVTQARQLAQTWARLAGQLVRDLPKDAKSAQTSVKSVHALLAECFPERVAKARGKAGEFVMANGRGVYVDEHDPLARAAYVAVGDLGGGAGRDRVLLGAALSEAEVLTLFADRLEKRTVLERFNGRYRALAQVRFGELILSSQPLPSVPPELLIEAEAEEIRTKGLKVLKFSENAESLRARVNFLHAQDSTWPDMSDEALLSGLADWLGPYAAGRPLLSLSASDVSQALLGRLDYEQQRALDALAPEHWRMPTGSNIRIDYGAEGGPRLEVRVQELYGVTQHPVVGPQRTPLTLALLSPAHRPIQITKNLPAFWDGSWAEVRSDMKGRYPRHVWPENPRDADPTTRAKPRGT, from the coding sequence ATGCTGCCTATCGAAGAGATTTTTGTGCCGCTGAGGGCTTTTCTGGCTGAGCGCACGACCGCCATCCTGATTGCACCGCCGGGGGCGGGGAAGACGACGGGCGTGCCTTTGGCCCTGCTGGATGAGGCGTGGCTGGCCGGGCAAAAGATCGTCATGCTTGAGCCGCGACGGCTGGCGGCGCGGGCGGCGGCCATGCGTATGGCCGAGGTCTTAGGCGAGCCTGTGGGGCAGACGGTCGGCTACCGCGTGCGCGGCGACAGCCGGGTATCGAAACAGACGCGCATCGAAGTCGTCACCGAAGGGGTGTTTTCGCGGCTGATTGTCGATGATCCGGCGCTGGACGGCATTGGCTGCGTCATTTTCGATGAATTTCACGAACGCAGCCTCGAAGCTGATCTGGGGCTGGCCTTCGCCCGCGACAGCCAGAGCGTCCTGCGCGACGATCTGCGCCTGCTTGTCATGTCGGCGACACTGGATGGGGAGCGCGTCCGGGGCGTCCTGCCCGATGCCGAGGTGTTTCATTCGCTGGGCCGCGCCTTTCCGGTGACCACCCACTATACCGGCCGCGATCAGACTCTGCGGCTGGAAGAGGATGTAGCGAAGGTCGTGGCGCGTGTCGCGGCCAAGCTAACACCGGAGCGCGCCGAGACGATGCTGGTCTTCCTGCCGGGGCAGGGTGAAATCCACCGCGTGGCGACGCTGCTGGCCGAAAAGAGCCTGTCTCCGGCCATTGAGGTGCACAAGCTCTATGGCGCGATGGAGGCGAAGGACCAGACGCGCGTGCTGGCCAAAAACGCCCCCGCCACACCGCGCATCGTGCTGGCCACGGCCATTGCCGAAACCTCGCTGACGCTCGACAAGGTGTCGATGGTGGTCGATAGCGGCGTGGCGCGGTTGGGGCGCTTCGATGCGGCGCGCGGTGTGGTGCGCATGGTGACCGAGCGCGTGTCGAAGGCCGCCGCTGATCAGCGGCGCGGACGGGCCGGGCGGACGCAGGCGGGCGACTGCTACCGACTGTGGGACGAAGAAAACGATCGGTCGCTGATCCCCTTTGCGCGACCGGAAATCCTCGATACCGACCTGTCGCGGCTGGTGCTCGACCTGCGCGTGTGGGGCGCAAAATCGACCGAGGGGCTGGCTTTGCTCGACCACCCGCCCAAAGCCGCTTTGCAGGAAGCCGAGAAGGTGTTGCGCGGGCTGGACATTCTTGATGCGAAGGGAGAGGTGACGCCGCACGGGCGGCTGGTCGGGCGGCTTCCAATGTCGCCGCGTCTGGGGCACATGCTGTTGCTGGCGGCGCGCGACGGTCTGAGCGATCAGGGGGCGGCGCTTGCCGTGCTGTTGTCGGAAAACGGTCTGGCGGGCAAGGCGACCGACCTCGATTTGCGGCTGGAGGGCCTGTCGAAGGAGCGTTCGCCCAAGGTGACGCAGGCGCGGCAACTGGCGCAGACCTGGGCGCGGCTGGCCGGGCAACTGGTGCGTGATCTGCCGAAGGATGCAAAATCCGCACAAACCTCCGTCAAATCGGTCCACGCCCTGCTGGCCGAATGTTTCCCGGAGCGTGTGGCCAAGGCGAGGGGGAAGGCCGGAGAATTTGTCATGGCCAACGGGCGCGGCGTCTATGTCGATGAACACGATCCGCTGGCGCGAGCGGCCTATGTGGCGGTGGGTGATCTGGGCGGTGGGGCCGGGCGCGACCGCGTGCTGCTGGGGGCGGCCCTGAGCGAGGCCGAGGTGCTGACCCTGTTTGCCGACCGGCTCGAAAAGCGCACTGTGCTGGAGCGCTTTAATGGCCGCTATCGCGCGCTGGCGCAGGTGCGGTTCGGTGAACTGATCCTGTCGAGCCAGCCTTTACCCTCAGTGCCGCCGGAATTGCTGATTGAAGCTGAGGCTGAGGAAATCCGCACCAAGGGTCTGAAAGTACTAAAGTTTTCCGAAAATGCCGAAAGCTTGCGCGCGCGGGTCAATTTTCTGCACGCACAGGACTCCACCTGGCCCGATATGTCGGATGAGGCTCTCCTGAGCGGTCTGGCCGACTGGCTGGGGCCCTACGCGGCGGGGCGGCCATTGCTGTCGCTAAGTGCCAGCGACGTATCTCAGGCCCTGCTGGGGCGGCTCGATTACGAGCAGCAACGCGCACTCGATGCACTGGCGCCCGAACACTGGCGGATGCCGACAGGGTCGAATATCCGCATCGACTATGGGGCCGAAGGCGGGCCGCGGCTGGAGGTGCGGGTGCAGGAACTATATGGCGTGACGCAGCACCCCGTGGTGGGACCGCAGCGGACGCCGCTGACGCTCGCCCTGTTGTCGCCGGCGCATCGGCCTATCCAGATTACCAAAAACCTGCCCGCCTTCTGGGACGGCTCATGGGCGGAGGTGCGCAGCGATATGAAGGGCCGCTATCCGCGTCACGTCTGGCCGGAAAACCCGCGCGATGCTGACCCCACGACGCGGGCCAAGCCGCGCGGCACGTAA
- a CDS encoding SCP2 sterol-binding domain-containing protein — MSDLAAITQKITAAVGENSGLGKIVKLDFGDDGKILINAANVPNVVSNEDGPADTTVVVSIDNLKALAQGQLDPMMAFMQGKLKIIGDMGIAQKLVPLLKG, encoded by the coding sequence ATGTCCGATCTGGCCGCCATTACGCAAAAAATCACCGCCGCCGTGGGCGAAAACTCCGGTCTGGGCAAGATTGTCAAGCTGGACTTCGGTGACGATGGCAAAATCCTGATCAATGCCGCCAATGTGCCGAACGTCGTCTCCAACGAAGACGGCCCCGCCGATACCACGGTTGTCGTCTCCATCGACAACCTGAAGGCGCTGGCGCAGGGTCAACTCGATCCGATGATGGCCTTCATGCAGGGCAAGCTGAAGATCATCGGCGACATGGGCATTGCCCAGAAGCTGGTGCCGCTGCTGAAAGGCTAA